In Gemmatimonadota bacterium, one genomic interval encodes:
- a CDS encoding type II toxin-antitoxin system prevent-host-death family antitoxin yields the protein MPKTTTYSISRLRADLYRVIDRVLETGEPVEVERNGRRVRIVPAEAASQLAALRPHPG from the coding sequence ATGCCGAAGACCACGACCTACTCCATCTCCCGATTGCGAGCCGACCTCTACCGGGTCATCGACCGGGTGCTGGAAACCGGCGAACCCGTCGAGGTCGAGCGCAACGGTCGACGCGTCCGCATCGTACCCGCGGAGGCCGCCAGCCAACTCGCCGCCTTGCGGCCCCACCCGGGCTAG
- a CDS encoding helix-turn-helix domain-containing protein yields MLFRRPQDLGPLLRDGRARVGWSQTRLAEELGVSRQWISLVETGKTSVEFDLAFSALQALGYHLRVERADPPRPEPPTPSRSRRTPLTREGEPLGKPRSRRARREP; encoded by the coding sequence ATGCTGTTCCGACGGCCTCAGGACCTGGGTCCTCTGCTGCGGGACGGGCGGGCGCGGGTCGGCTGGTCCCAGACCCGGCTCGCGGAGGAGCTGGGTGTCTCGCGCCAGTGGATCTCGCTCGTGGAGACAGGCAAGACGAGCGTCGAGTTCGACCTCGCGTTCAGCGCTCTCCAAGCCCTGGGCTATCATCTCCGGGTGGAGCGCGCGGACCCTCCGCGTCCGGAGCCGCCGACTCCTTCGAGGTCCCGGCGCACGCCGCTCACCCGCGAGGGTGAGCCCCTCGGCAAGCCGAGGAGCCGACGCGCTCGTCGAGAACCGTGA
- a CDS encoding DEAD/DEAH box helicase, whose product MTPSSSASAATEFAGLGLGPALLEPLSQLGYEEPTPIQSAAIPPVLEGRDLLGLAATGTGKTAAFALPLLQRIPIGHRAPSALVLVPTRELAIQVAQAVHRYGRVLGVTVLPIYGGQSFQQQLKVLKRGVDVAVATPGRALDHLRRGTLDLGRLRMLVLDEADEMLDMGFAEDLEAIVAEVPTDRQTLLFSATLGHRIEALASRYLRDPVEVRIAAEPASDEGAPLVRQTAYLVRRPHKLAALGRVLDLESPEATLVFCRTRNDVDELTEALNGRGHRAEALHGGMSQEQRDRVMGRLRSGSADLLIATDVAARGLDIAQLTHVINYDVPSEPRSYVHRIGRVGRAGREGVAVTLADPREHALLRNIERLTKQKIAVESLPTVADLRARRLELTRASVRESILGGDLERFRVVVEALSDEFDLFDIAMGAVRMAHEATQVTEGEEEEIPQERPAQPPRGKGPKGPSPGARGRPRSTGFVRLFVGAGRDAGLRPKDLVGAITGEAGVPGRDVGSIQISERFTLVEVAEGVADDVLRALRGTRIKGKKVTVRLDQGR is encoded by the coding sequence ATGACTCCATCGTCTTCCGCCTCGGCCGCCACCGAGTTCGCCGGTCTGGGCCTGGGCCCGGCCCTGCTCGAGCCGCTCTCCCAGCTCGGCTACGAAGAGCCCACCCCCATCCAGAGCGCCGCCATCCCGCCTGTCCTGGAGGGACGCGACCTGCTGGGTCTGGCCGCCACCGGCACAGGCAAGACGGCGGCGTTCGCGCTGCCGCTGCTGCAGCGCATCCCCATCGGGCATCGGGCCCCGTCCGCCCTGGTGCTGGTGCCTACGCGCGAGCTGGCCATCCAGGTGGCGCAGGCCGTCCACCGCTACGGCCGCGTGCTGGGCGTGACCGTGCTGCCCATCTACGGCGGGCAGTCGTTCCAGCAGCAGCTCAAGGTGCTCAAGCGCGGCGTGGACGTGGCGGTGGCCACGCCGGGCCGCGCGCTCGATCACCTGCGACGGGGCACGCTGGACCTGGGCCGGTTGCGCATGCTCGTCCTCGACGAAGCGGACGAGATGCTGGACATGGGGTTCGCGGAGGACCTGGAAGCGATCGTGGCCGAGGTCCCGACGGACCGGCAGACGCTGCTGTTCTCGGCCACACTGGGGCACCGCATCGAAGCGCTCGCCAGCCGCTATCTGCGGGACCCCGTCGAGGTGCGCATCGCGGCCGAGCCCGCGAGCGACGAGGGCGCGCCGCTCGTGCGTCAGACGGCCTACCTGGTGCGCCGGCCGCACAAGCTGGCCGCGCTGGGCCGCGTGCTCGACCTGGAGAGCCCGGAGGCCACGCTGGTCTTCTGTCGCACGCGCAACGACGTGGACGAGCTCACCGAAGCGCTGAACGGACGCGGTCACCGGGCGGAGGCGCTGCACGGTGGCATGTCGCAGGAGCAGCGCGACCGCGTCATGGGCCGATTGCGCAGCGGAAGCGCCGACCTGCTGATCGCCACGGACGTGGCCGCGCGGGGACTCGACATCGCCCAGCTCACGCATGTGATCAACTACGACGTGCCCTCCGAGCCCCGGTCCTACGTGCATCGCATCGGCCGCGTGGGACGCGCCGGTCGTGAGGGTGTGGCCGTCACGCTCGCGGATCCGCGCGAGCACGCGCTGCTGCGCAACATCGAGCGGCTCACCAAGCAGAAGATCGCGGTCGAGTCGCTGCCCACGGTGGCGGACCTGCGGGCCCGACGCCTGGAGCTCACGCGCGCATCCGTGCGGGAATCCATCCTCGGCGGTGATCTCGAGCGCTTCCGGGTGGTGGTGGAGGCCCTGTCGGACGAGTTCGACCTGTTCGACATCGCCATGGGGGCCGTGCGCATGGCCCACGAGGCCACCCAGGTCACGGAGGGCGAGGAAGAGGAGATCCCCCAGGAGCGGCCTGCGCAGCCGCCCCGCGGGAAGGGACCCAAGGGACCCTCGCCGGGGGCCCGGGGCCGCCCCCGCTCCACGGGCTTCGTGCGGCTCTTCGTGGGCGCCGGCCGCGACGCCGGGCTCCGCCCCAAGGACCTGGTCGGCGCGATCACCGGCGAAGCCGGTGTGCCGGGCCGGGACGTGGGCTCCATCCAGATCTCGGAGCGGTTCACCCTGGTGGAGGTGGCGGAGGGAGTGGCAGATGACGTCCTGCGCGCCCTGCGCGGCACGCGGATCAAGGGCAAGAAGGTGACGGTGCGGCTGGATCAGGGGCGGTAG